GCCTTGCTGCAGGCCTTCATTGGTGACCTACAATGATGATAGTCACTTAAGTCAAAACGAGAAGTGGGTTGTGCACTTGACAGTGTATCTAAGGATCCAATTCAACTATGTTTCCTACCTTCTTTCTCCCATCATCTACATCAATATAAATAGGAGTTGTCTGAAATGACAAGCGGGCAAGGTCCTCAACCTGCAGGTTTAGGGAAAGTCACAACAGATGTCACATGATTAAAACCACAATTTCACTCCAAAAAGTGAAGAAAGCTTTAACTTAACTTGCCAAACAATTTCTGAAGAATGCCAGCATACATGTGATTAACAATAAAACTTGAAGTGtgtaaaaaattgtacaaaaacatgAGAATGAAGGACAAACCTTTTTAGTCTGGGTAGCTGAAAAAAGAGCTGTTTGCCTGTTTTGCTGCACATCGAATAGGAGGCCCGTAAGCTATAAACACCTTAGATGTTACAAATTTAAGACTTATGCGTAACCAAAACCtattttattaaacaaaaaatCTACTAGCATTTAATAACAATTTATTCCTCTAGcttgcaattaaaccaaaaatatgCATGCAGTTGAGCTTACTAACATTTTCAAAAAGCAAACGTCCGTTAATCCTCGATATTTTTTTTACTCTTGCAAAACATATGTTCTAACATTCAACTCAATgagtttaaattattaaagaacaTTGCACTAATTATTCTGGCAACCCCTAAAATTAATTTCCAAGAAAAGCCCTTGAAACAAATAACTTCATAATCAACAATATTGATGACCAAGCAGATTTGCCGTTTTTTAGAAGCTTGGTGCATTTCTCCTTAATAACAATTATCACACGTTGATAAAACCTAGACAACGCAAAGCAATTCAAACTTGTTCAATAAGTCAGTTAACTAATGGAACTTGGTTCTTCAGAAAGCTAAGCATTTTAATCCTAGTTGTGTACTAGACATTCAGCCTAAAGGAATCAATAAAAAATGTTAGTACCACTATTTGGGTTTACATCCATTTCATTTCCAGAAGTTCTAGTCTagacatgaattaaatgacaTAGTCCATATATATTcctaaaataacaatataaactGCTAAAAGATTTACCTTGGGAAGATACTTGATAATTTGCTTCATTTCTTCCTCAAAATTCGCTTCCAATATCCTGTCAGCTTCATCAATCATGAGACACTGCAAACTTATATGATGTACAACTATAAGTCTGAAAATAATAATGACTATTTAAATTTGTCATGGAGCAGAAGGCTTTCAAGTTATCTGCATGAAGCAGGCAGCTATAAAATAATGCATTTCTAAACTGCTCTATAGTTAATAGAAATAACAATTCACTAGAAGTACTTCCACTATATCATATTCATTACTGCATAGACATTTTACCAGCtattataatgaaattataataCCAAAATCTCAATCAGTTACAAGGAACCCACTAGCTCATCCAGTTGCCCttaaaaaaagagcaaaaatgCAAATTTTTAGTTGGTCTATCATCAAGTTTGATCATTATACATTACAATAATAATTTGAGGTCAAACTCTTATTGGTGAAACTACATTCCGACCAAAGTAATATCAGGTACAACCTCAGTATTAGGCAATATATACAGCACAATTTGGTTTGTTTACCAAGCAAATACATTATACATCTAAATCAAATGACCATACGAACTACATTTCAAATATTAATGTTACCTTCAAATTTTTATGAATGAATCTTTTTGTATTTTGAAGATGGTCAAGTAGCCGACCAGGAGTAGCCACTAACAAATTTACTCCCTTCACAATCCGCTCTGCTTCTCCTCTTCTGGCTGAACCGCCAATAACCAATCCAAGGGTCTGAGAGTGGTATTTGAGAAGATCCTTTGCTACTGCATGAGTCTGAAATGTTTTAAGGGTCCATTTGCTAAGTGATGAATGAACCTGCAAAATATCTAAGGAATAACATACAGccaaaactaaaatattaaagtttttaaataagTTACTTTCAAGAATTGGATAGATTTCATATTGAACTGATGAAAAGTCCATTGACATACAAGAAACTTTAGCCCAGATAAAAGagttgatagcaacaaaaatgAAACAGCAAGCGTCaatacccaaaaaagaaaaacaaaaacaagggATTCAAACATTTACCTGAATTGCAAGCTCCCTTGTGGGACAAATGACAATAACACCTGTTCCATTGCGAGGAGTGAATCGGACATTATATAACAATTCAACAGCAGGTACCAAGAAGGCAAGGGTTTTCCCAGAACCTGTCCTTGCAGCCCCAAGAACATCTTTGCCAACCATAAGTGGAGGAATTGCTCTAGCTTGAATCTGCATTTTTAGTTTGACAGGTCAATTTAAAGAAAATTGCAAGTCTTCCATAATTAGCCACAttgaattttctttaaaaaaaaaaaaagaaacactaTATACTTCTAAAATCAGCTTACTGCATAGCccaaaaactataaaatttacaATAACATCATCAAATTTTAGTATTGAATCCAATAACAGAACAATGGATGCATTTTCCTTTTTCAACTTATTGGCCTATAGTTGAATCAAACTCCAGGCAATAGCACATATTCAACTGCAACTTCttataaaattttccaccatattTCAAGGCTTGGTATTCAATCCTGTGTTATGGAAGTTTGAATTGAGCTAAACTAACTATAAACAGAGATATAAAAGCAATCAATTTCGATAcaaagtttaaataaataattcaactaAAGAAAAGATACCTGGGTCATAAACTGAAAACCCATTTCTTTAATAGCTTTAAAAGTAGGTTCAGACAATCCCAAAGACTCAAATGACTCAGTGCTCATTATCCCACTTCCCCCAATATTCATTTTCTCCTTTATCTCTTCCTTCTTTCCTTCTtgttcctcttcttcttcttcattgttTCCCCTTTCCTCTTGTTCGTCATCTTCTTCACTCCTCAACTTCttgtttttcttattattattctttttgtcCTTGATTTCAACTTCTCTGTTTCGCTTTCGCTTCCTTTTCTTCTTACTATCTTCTAAAGAGGGAGACTTTGAGATTTTCTCTTGCACAACCGCCATTGCTGATGAACCAAAGCTAAAAACTAGCCAATAATAATTTTCAGGTTCTAGCTTGTAGAACCTAGGGTTTGCCCTGTTTTCCTGAATCTTAATACTTATATACTCCCTCCATTGTCTTgacatattttacaaattttaattaattaaaatatttaataattttaaaaaaaaacaaaattgaaaaaaaaaagcttttttaCCAACtagtacaaaaaatatatatatattatctcaaaTTGCATGTGCACgagattatttaccaaaatgattAAGGTGTCTCACAAGTTTAGaccattattttttttccacAATCATCAAGTTATCCTGAGGCCACAATaggattttaaaaaattattttttattagtagTGTCAACTTATATGGCGACATTAgtattacttaacaaaatacgaGTTGGAGGGCTGGAGAAGACTTGTCAGGCACCACCTAAGTGTCTCGAGCTTGAGCTCGAACTTAAGCAGTCTTATACATAATTTGCTGGTAGTTCTTATCATCGGGATTTGGAGTAGATAATTATCTTCCAAGGTTGTCAAGCTACGTATATTACTCGAAGATTCTCGATTCTAGTTCTGATCATCAGGAATCGAGATCATCAATGATGTTTGATATCTTTAGCCCATTATCACTCCAGTGCTCCACCCCTCCCAGGCAAACCTTTGGGACGTCCGATTTTCCGAGTTTGTTTAGCACACCCTAAGATTTATCAATGGATGTTGTGAACGATGGTCCAAGTGAGAAGAACAATGACCACCACGAACACCCTCAACGCCAATGTTGGGCAACACAATGGTTTACCTCATGGAcaacaccatcaaaccatcaattttagggtgTGTAACATTATctttattgcatatattttataattgtaattcaaattttaaagtcTGTATAATTTATATAGATTAGACATTTTCTCTGTATTTCAATGTAATATTTATTAAAGTgcagtctttttattttatagttgaaCGTGTTTAAAcaatatcaaaatttcattataatcaaataaattttaataaaactagAAGTATATACAAATCACGACgtaatataaaatattacttCAATTGATAACATTTTACATTCATTTGAACATGAAGTACATTAGCTCATATTCCACTCGATCGAGACGATTGTCCGAGATGGTAGATTCAATGAGGGTATTTCCCCCAATTATAATCAACTATTTTGCACACACCGCAACATTTAGGGTTAGTTTTCTCCCTCAAGTCCATTTTACCATGAATTCTGGTGGCATGCAGGCGACCTTTCGACGTCTTATGTAACCCCTTATTTGAGGCAAACTTGAAAGTCAGCGGTGGCACTTCCTATGTAAATTTAATGGGATTTGACAAAATTGGGAATTTGTAGTATAGCTTCGACATCCTCCTCCCACAACGTCTAATAATTTTTACACTAATCCTCTTTTTCATGTCACCAACAAacatatttctattaaatctcattactATTTGTTGGCGAGATTTAAAAAAACAACCAATTGTTATTCTTAAAAttactccatcgaaataaacgcatatgaaaaattgatgatCCATATTCAATACTAATTCTGTTGTTCTTAAAATTACAACCAACCTAGGTGCCGCCTAACAGTGTCCCTCAACTTGCGTGGTGCTTGACAAATCTCTTTCACCCCTCCAATACTAGTGTCGTCTTATAGGTTGGCACCAccaataaaaaatgatttttcaaaacccTATTATAGCCTGATGATTGTGGGGGGAAAAAATGGTAGTGCCAACTTGTAAGGCACTACCCATGATAACTATTGCAAACAtatcattttggtaaataatatcATATGCATACTATTtgagataataatttttttttggattattagagtaaaaaaaccgaaaaaaaatgaaaaacatagacaataataatttaattaaaatagaaagagaaaatatataaaatcaaacacttagaaaagaaaaaatcctaaaattcattttattaacatcatttcaactttaaaatattgtaaactattaaataaaattattttccaattatttaaatattatcattatttttaaattatttaaatattatcataattattgaataatttacttaattaccaCTCCACTCAAACAAAATCatattcaaaccataaaatagaatcacacatgatacttgatgaaaataaaaggaaccCATGCAATTTCCTAACAAAACCATCCGTATAGAAGTTTTCAGTCCTGGTTCTACAAGGATCAGCTTCCTTTTTGCATGATTGACTCTTTCTTCATTCTCATCCAATCTTCACTACCTTGCACACATTGCCCTTCGTAAATATTCCATCTTTTTCATTTATCTCAACTTTGATTTTCTGGCTACCAACCTTTAATCTTGCATTAATTATTTAGTATGTGAGGTAATGACATTAATTTATAATCATTCACCATTGCCTCTGCCAACGACCTTAAGCTACAATAAGTTACAAAAGAGTGCCTCAAGACGACCAGGAATGGTAAACACGTTCAATTCTTGGAACTagtcttttttttaaaacacattcACTCCTGAAACGacataaaaacacaattttggCTTTAAAGTTTCTTAATAAGTTGTTCCATTATTCTTCTAACGTCAATTTTGGTGTCTCCAACACTACAAGACATACGAAAATCACTagtttttaaaaatggtttctattatattcataataagaCCCTTTAATCTCCACACATGTTGTGAAGCCAATAACATCATAATCACTTAAAAATCTTAGCCCCTGCTTTACAAATGAAATACCACTTTCATAATCTATTATTGCTACAATAACTAATTCTCAAGATTCATGGGCTTGTATCTTGATACTTCAAAAAGAGAAACCTTCCGGTGGTTTTAAAATATCAGACCCTATCAAacttttttcaaaagtttttcttACTGAACTACGAAGATAACCAATATTATGGAGCTAATGATGTAATAAAGCACATATTTGATGCCTAACCTACTAGTCGATGCTAGCAACCAGCAAGAGATTAAAGGATATAAAAAAAGGGGTTTGAGTTCATGGAGGGAAGTTTCAATGTTTGGTTCGATCAAATCCATGACGATCATAATGAGACATCATTTGTTATTTCGACTTTAAGAAACAAGCCTACAACATGTGGAAGAAAAAGTACAGAAATCTAGATGGACATTTTGCTTTGTTTTAACTGGCAAtaagaagaaaattttaagatCTCTCTCATCTAGCTTGTTGGCCATATGAACAAATGCAATGGTATGACCAATTGCAATGTGTAAGGTTTCTTGGTGGGATTTGtgattaaattgcttaaattatgcaaattttactaattaaaaaaaataaatagcgCCTCAAATGCTATCTTAAAATTGTCTATTTAATACCATGGCTGAAAATGTTGTGTCTAATTGATTTCTTACAAAAATAGAAAACTACTTCACTACTcagtttttagaaaaatatcctcaaatttattattttaacagtGGTTTCACCAGTAGCAAAAATAATTGTTCAAACACTAAAGGTTAAATGACCAAGGTAGGGATGAGTGATCATGCAATTGGTGCATAAGAGCTCAAGATTCGCCTGGATGCCACTCGTCCGGATTACCACAGAAGCCTGTGAATCTCCATTTGTCATGACCAAAAATGCTTCAATCGCTACATCAATATGGGAATCAATGTAACTGAGAAGGGTAACAGATGTACCAAGTTTCCAAGCCAGAGATAAACCATCCGAATGCCTGAAGCACTAACATCGATTCTGGGTAGATACCCCAATTTTTGGCGTACCAATTCCATCTGTTTTCCATAACTATATGGGGAACTTTGGTCCTCAACAAAGACCATAAACATCTCAGTGCACGTGGGTTCCCAAACCCACTACAATTCCAACTCAAGGTTTTCATAATTCTCAGCGACGCTATTCAACAGTGTTGGTCGATTTCAAGTCAATTGAAACATAAGactgactagaatggggtaattTAGTGAGTTGACCATCAATTTCCATATATCCAGTGGCAGAACAACAAGGCTGACATTTTCCACAATTAGGTTGTCGGACATTTGAAGGACAAACAACTTTCTTGTCACGTCTCTTCCATGATGATCCTGGTTTAGATACATGGTTCACCACGTTTGCAGAATCATTTTCAAGAGGAAAAACATCCGGTGGGGGTCAAAATAGGGATCTTTAGCAGATATAGGTGGGTGGGTAACAGGAGAAAGTACGCCTTGGACAACACAGTAGGAGAATGGATAACAACATGAGAGACAGGATATGCCATAGGAGAAGATAGGGAAGCCAAAGGTCGCATAAGATAATCGACATCCTAAGAGAACTTAGCAGATAAATTCCTTTTAGCCAAGAGGGTAACGATTGTGGAGTCTTGTACCCCTATTCGCAAGGGAAGTGATTCATCAACAAACTGTCTGTTAACAATCTTTGATTCAGatcgaggactaaattgaacagtttttttttttggggggggggagtCCTTCGCCTGGGAAGGCACCAAAGATTTTTGAAAACCTTTAGTCACAATAGCCAGTGAAGTAGTAGTATGCAAATCGGCTGAAGCAGTAGCAATATCAAAAGAATGCAAAAGACACATAAGAAGGGAGGAAGGATCAGACCCTTTTACCACGAAAATACTCGACTTGAGTCCTTACAATCACTTTTAATAGGGGAAGCTTTAAGCCAAGTTCCATGAGAGGGGGAGAAGTAGGCAGTTTTGTATCCTTTGTTAGAAGGGAACAATTGCCATCACAAGACAACACTTCGGGTAAACTGTGTACGGAAAGACTTTAAATCCTAAATcgttatataaaattttttaaaatatcaaaatgagaaaatcaataaattttaggagacaatttatgcattaaacaaaaattaaaaaccagCACATAAATCAAGAGAGAACAGATAGAGTCAATATTCTATATATGAGATTATATGATTTATATACAATTTCTTCATCATTTCaccaataattattaataattataagtatgttttaattcttttaaaagcttaatcttttttaaaatatcattatttcttttctttttaagaaaaCAAACCTACTTCCACCATTTATTTGAAACAAAATGCACCTTTTTATGTGTGGTTTTCATAAAGATAGTTAAGTATTGGTTGATTTAATgttaattagatatatattaacTATCAGGTTGATTATGAATGCATCTGATCGAAtgtatttattactattataatcATATATACAACTGCAAACGAAACACACACAGAAATATAAATATATCAGACTAGCATGCAGTAAATAGACTTCACCAATTTTGAAAGTATCCAACAGTGCAAAATGAAATCAAATCTTATATACAAgtttaattttatgtaaaaacAAAAGAACACTAAATCCTAATACAGCTTGATTGATTAACAACTAAAATACTACTTATAAAGGTTTGGGCACAGAAAGTGAACAAACTCTCACTCACTACATCAAATTATAGACATCCTCCATAGATTAagaaaaaagtacaaaaatccACAAAGGCCACTGCACACTAACCAAtggcttttcttctttttttgtacaTAATATATGAGATCAGAACTTAGAAGCACTAATGGAAGAGCCAAGGATACTTGCCTATTGTAAAAGAAAACTAAGTCCTAAATGGTTAGCTCTCTAAACTTGGGTCAGGATCTGGTTGCTTGGGAGCAACAGCACCACCATTCATTCTTGCTCGTGCCTCGGCAAACATTCTTTGCTGCTCAGCTACTGCTTCTTCCTCGGTCATCTCGGCCCCATTGCTCCATTTCCCACCTTTCAAAGAGTCCTGCTGAAATGCATTTCAAGAATAATATTAGTGAATTATGTTGGGTTGTGCTTCAGGTACAGAATCAAGTATTGCATTGTATTTGACGGTGAATAAGATTCTAGCAGCAAAGAATAGCAAGAAATAGCCAATTTCTAGATCAATAATAGTCAGGGAAGAAACTGTATGTCAGTCTTTACACAATTTTGTGGAATTGgtcaaaaacaaagaaagaaagagaagggTTAAAAGTTAAAACAAGCTGGCAATCTCGTTTTTAGGAAACTATCATTctgtttctgaaaattttatattgcAAATTACCAGTGTTTCAATCTTGTGCTGCTCATATGCAGCATAGACCTCTTCAATGTACTTTCCGAACCCAAGAACCTGAAAATTCACATGCATGCATAAAGTTTAATAACAAGTATATTACAAGTACATCTTTTATGCATCCTTAGAACTAACATGGTACAATCAAGAATAAAGTACACAACGGAAACCAGATGACTTTTTTAGTGAATGAAATATGCAGTATAAACCAATTCAATCATCAAAGGAAAATCACAAAACTTCTGCTTAAAGCTGCCCTCACTTCTTCGTAATAGCGGAGGAAAAAGAAATACGTAGGACATATTTAACAGAAAGAGAGGGCTAGGAAAGCCATAGCTTGATATCAAAGCAACAATTTCCCTTTCAGACACTTGATAACTGGATCAGATgaagataatatatataatacatggcGCTTGATTAAGCACCTAGAAGATAAAGACACTGCTGAACCATAACAA
The Gossypium hirsutum isolate 1008001.06 chromosome A07, Gossypium_hirsutum_v2.1, whole genome shotgun sequence genome window above contains:
- the LOC107926589 gene encoding DEAD-box ATP-dependent RNA helicase 51 produces the protein MAVVQEKISKSPSLEDSKKKRKRKRNREVEIKDKKNNNKKNKKLRSEEDDEQEERGNNEEEEEEQEGKKEEIKEKMNIGGSGIMSTESFESLGLSEPTFKAIKEMGFQFMTQIQARAIPPLMVGKDVLGAARTGSGKTLAFLVPAVELLYNVRFTPRNGTGVIVICPTRELAIQTHAVAKDLLKYHSQTLGLVIGGSARRGEAERIVKGVNLLVATPGRLLDHLQNTKRFIHKNLKCLMIDEADRILEANFEEEMKQIIKYLPKQNRQTALFSATQTKKVEDLARLSFQTTPIYIDVDDGRKKVTNEGLQQGYCVVHSSKRFILLYSFLKRNMSKKVMVFFSSCNSVKFHAELLRYIHVDCLDIHGKQKQQKRTATFFDFCKAEKGILLCTDVAARGLDIPAVDWILQYDPPDEPKEYIHRVGRTARGEGAEGNALLFLIPEELQFLRYLKTAKVPVKEYEFDEKKLANVQSHLEKLVANNYYLNKSAKDAYRSYILAYNSHSMKDIFNVHRLDLQAVAVSFCFSCPPKVNLNIDSNASKSRKKMRKVEGTRNNFSESNPYGRQGSEAETRQFVRY